The window ggcatagctaaggtcaccgttttggcatgacaatccaatatagcatgataaagtgacagccaatccatacccaagatgacatcaatatctaccatatcaagaagtagaatatccaagctagtctcaagactcccaatagtaaccatatATGAACGATAGACATAATCTACCACGACAAAATCTCCCACTGGCGTACACACATACAGGAgaacttagagaatcacaaggcacaaccagatttgaagtaaaataggatgatacataggaataagtagatcctggatctaatagaactgaagcatctctatgtcaaactagaataatacctgtgatcacggcatcagatcactcggcctcaagcctagttggaaaagtataaaatcggggatcggccccaccactctaaactgcgtCTCTAGGacaacctctaactggctggcctccacctctaacgaactgacctccacctctagctgcctgacccctacctttaGATGGCTGGGCGGGTTGTAGAACAACTGGTCTTGGAATCAAAGCACGAGTACCCTGCTGCTGCAGGCTGCCCTGAGACTTGGGGCAAAATCTAATAATGTGccttggatcaccacaagtaaAACAGGatctcggctgttgtgactgctgaccccaTAACTAGCCATGTCGACTtggataaccaccctgataactctggattgGAGGTGCacaaataggagctggtggtgatCTGTAAGCTAGCTAGGCGGAATGAGGTATATGAGGGTCGTGACCACCTGAAGCActatgggatgcctggagcgctaaatgaaacggcctgggaggatggcctctaccaaaattacccctgcctctagacgaggcaccactaaacccaccaaactgatgaggcctcttatcagacccctaccatttttcctgtgcaagaaccatctcgatcctcctagcaacattagcagccgcctgaaagggaATCTCACTTCtgatctccttggccatctgaagcctgatagggcgAGTGAGTCCATAAATAAACCTTCTCACCCTCTCTCCCTCAGCaagaagtaaaaggagagcatgacaggctagatccacaaaacgtgTCTCGtaatgagtaacagtcatactgccccgctggagacgctcaaattgcaTGCGATAATCCTCcttcaatgtgatagggaggaacttctctagaaatagccatgAGAACAACTCATAAGTCagtgcaggcgacccagctggtctggtcaacataaaatcactccaccatctcttggcagaacccgtcatatGAAATActgcaaaatcgaccctattaatctcaactatacccatgttccgcaatacctcatggcagcggtcaagataatcccgtgggtcctcagaaggtctaccattgaagtgaactggaaagagcttagtaaacttgtccaacctcaataaagcctcagaagacatggcaggcctatcatcggcctgtgccgcaacaactggctgatcTACCCCAACTGGTGTGACTGCTGGAGCTTgatactagggagccatctgctccggagcgggagtagtgggcatttgtgctcctcccccagcctgtgagatggctggtgccactggaaatgtaccattctgggccacgccctccataagacttacaaAATAGACTAGAGcttcctgaagcactagagtagctatgaatccttccgagacctgaactggtccaacaggtaTAGTCTGAACTAGAAACTCCGCTCccaaatccacctgaggttctacagcATGTGTTGTTGCTCgggctctagactgagctctacctctacctcagcctctggcgcgacctcggcctcagcctctgcccctggtcatagttgctatcgggggctctggtccctctccatcggtagatgtattatgtgttctcatcatctgcgagagaataagaatagaatggttcaattatcgatgataaaataaaatcgcacgatagaataagaaagaagtgatattgttcctaaacttcatagcctctggaagataagtacagacatctccgtaccaatccttcagactctactaagcttgttcgTGACTCgggagacctaagtaacctagtgctctgataccaacttgtcacgacccaaaattcccaccttcaggaccgtgatggcgcctaacatttcacttgctaggcaagacaacattagaataatattaaccatttttaaacaaattaaattaaacggaagtcaattactgaaataaagtgtggaagaccataactaccgaataatcaaaatacatccccgaatctggtgtcacgagtgcacgagctactagaataatacaaataaaggtctgaatagaATTCAAGCTGTTGaggataatacacagctaagataagatagaaggggacttcagcaCTGCgcacgttgtgcagttatacctcaagtgtCCTCTAGGTAActgaattcgagcaagtctatggtacaccgctgggaccaactccgaaatttgcACCAGAagcgcagagtgtagtatgagtacaaccgatcccatgtactccgtaagtatcaagcttaacctcgacgaagtagtgatgaggctatgacaggacacgtaCGTAAACACAACCTGTACAAGcgtataca is drawn from Nicotiana tomentosiformis chromosome 12, ASM39032v3, whole genome shotgun sequence and contains these coding sequences:
- the LOC138903236 gene encoding uncharacterized protein, producing the protein MGIVEINRVDFAVFHMTGSAKRWWSDFMLTRPAGSPALTYELFSWLFLEKFLPITLKEDYRMQFERLQRGSMTVTHYETRFVDLACHALLLLLAEGERVRRFIYGLTRPIRLQMAKEIRSEIPFQAAANVARRIEMVLAQEKW